The proteins below come from a single Aegilops tauschii subsp. strangulata cultivar AL8/78 chromosome 6, Aet v6.0, whole genome shotgun sequence genomic window:
- the LOC109743434 gene encoding uncharacterized protein, with translation MAMPRGLAAYMVDMVWAVLAGWVSACLLVANEIARGMRAGEIGPFVVG, from the coding sequence ATGGCCATGCCGCGGGGCCTGGCGGCGTACATGGTGGACATGGTGTGGGCGGTGCTCGCCGGGTGGGTGTCGGCGTGCCTGTTGGTCGCCAACGAGATCGCCCGCGGCATGCGGGCCGGGGAGATTGGCCCCTTCGTCGTGGGGTGA
- the LOC109743433 gene encoding polynucleotide 5'-hydroxyl-kinase NOL9 produces the protein MERGAMGGGEGSEEARGREREWEEAAEAVAYDSCTWPPPVVVVCGPGNSGKSAFARLLLNTLLARYKRVAYLDTDVGQPEFTPPGFVSLHVLEEQAKDLTMLYLRAPKRCFFFGDVAAHKNPKLLLSYIFGLYDYFLKELYRFNVADNPHKSAIPIVINTSGWVKGIGLHVLSEILRYISPTDVIRLNTTTEGKNLPGGAFWLDAHEGDSQVNLVEIHAAQNSPRHLLVKKEARMIRDLRLIAYFRQCLPRDFPIFSSDDLVQGIAAIDPFQLPLSKIQVIDLHSQISGDSVYDFLAGTIVGIGSSSSVPLSTECSSPWCMGLGFVKAIDIPGDCIHLITPVPHQLIENVDIIFPSCIAVPDGLFQVPNTVDDITARLRDL, from the exons ATGGAGAGAGGCGCGATGGGCGGCGGCGAGGGATCGGAGGAGGCGAGGGGCAGGGAGCGGGAgtgggaggaggcggcggaggcggtggcGTACGACTCGTGCACCTGGCCGCCGCCGGTGGTGGTGGTGTGCGGCCCCGGCAACAGCGGCAAGTCCGCGTTCGCCCGCCTCCTCCTCAACACCCTCCTCGCAAG GTATAAGAGGGTGGCATACCTGGATACTGATGTTGGCCAGCCTGAGTTCACGCCTCCAGGTTTTGTATCACTTCATGTACTTGAGGAACAAGCTAAAG ATTTGACAATGCTATACCTGCGGGCCCCAAAGAG GTGCTTCTTTTTCGGTGATGTTGCTGCACACAAGAACCCAAAACTTCTCTTGAGCTACATTTTTGGGCTTTATGATTATTTTCTTAAAGAACTCTATCGCTTCAATGTGGCTGATAACCCTCACAAATCAGCTATACCAATTGTTATCAACACTTCAGGATGGGTGAAAG GTATTGGACTTCATGTTCTGTCAGAGATACTGAGATACATATCCCCAACCGATGTTATTCGGCTAAACACCACAACAGAGGGTAAAAATTTACCAGGTGGTGCATTTTGGCTGGATGCACACGAGGGAGATTCACAGGTTAATCTAGTTGAAATTCACGCTGCACAGAACTCTCCTCGACA TCTGTTGGTGAAGAAAGAGGCGCGGATGATTCGTGACCTCAGGCTGATTGCATACTTCAGGCAGTGCTTGCCGAGGGACTTTCCTATTTTCTCTTCTGATGATTTAGTGCAAGGCATTGCTGCTATAGACCCCTTTCAGCTTCCTCTTTCAAAAATACAGGTCATTGATCTGCACAGCCAG ATTTCTGGTGATTCAGTATATGACTTCTTGGCTGGTACTATCGTCGGTATTGGATCAAGTTCATCTGTCCCTTTGTCAACGGAATGCTCATCCCCTTGGTGCATGGGACTTG GTTTCGTCAAGGCTATTGATATTCCAGGAGACTGCATTCATCTGATAACACCTGTTCCTCATCAGCTTATAGAAAATGTTGACATCATTTTTCCAAGTTGTATCGCAGTACCCGACGGCCTCTTTCAG GTGCCAAACACAGTGGATGATATAACTGCCAGGCTGAGAGATCTGTAG